A portion of the Nitrospira sp. genome contains these proteins:
- a CDS encoding DMT family transporter, producing the protein MPRLALLLTTLIWGATFPATKAALEQIPPLSFLFLRFLLGTLLVAAWFAAVGHGLRRERGILLAVGIATVFLFLGYVLQTVGLQYTSASNSAFLTALYVIMVPVILRRFDRRVMLAASVATVGLWLLVKPSTTMSPGDLMTLACAAAFAAHIVCLERFTRLFDAPSLLLWQMTAMTLLLVPMMWWERASPEAFAPTSVLLIGLGVTGVLATGAFAVQMWAQQLIPAQQVALVFASEPAYAAWLAWYFLGETLDARGWVGSGMILVAVVIGAFASSGQQPASQAVEPAYGD; encoded by the coding sequence ATGCCTCGACTGGCGCTCCTGCTGACAACCCTGATCTGGGGCGCGACATTCCCGGCGACAAAAGCGGCGCTGGAGCAGATTCCCCCGCTGTCGTTTCTCTTCCTTCGATTTCTCCTGGGTACGCTACTCGTCGCGGCGTGGTTTGCGGCAGTGGGCCATGGGCTGCGGCGTGAACGGGGGATTCTGCTTGCCGTCGGTATCGCCACCGTGTTTCTGTTCCTCGGCTACGTCCTCCAGACCGTCGGGTTGCAGTATACCAGCGCATCCAACAGCGCCTTCCTGACGGCCTTGTATGTGATTATGGTGCCGGTGATTCTCCGGCGATTCGATCGACGGGTCATGCTGGCCGCTTCCGTCGCCACCGTCGGATTGTGGCTCCTAGTCAAACCGAGCACGACGATGAGCCCGGGGGATCTCATGACCCTGGCCTGCGCGGCGGCCTTCGCGGCCCATATCGTGTGTCTCGAACGATTCACCCGCCTGTTCGATGCACCGTCGCTCCTTCTCTGGCAGATGACGGCGATGACGCTGCTGCTCGTGCCAATGATGTGGTGGGAGCGGGCGTCTCCCGAGGCCTTCGCTCCCACCTCCGTGTTGCTGATCGGACTGGGAGTGACCGGTGTATTGGCGACCGGCGCTTTTGCCGTTCAGATGTGGGCGCAACAGTTGATTCCCGCGCAACAGGTGGCGCTGGTGTTTGCCTCGGAGCCGGCTTACGCCGCCTGGCTCGCCTGGTATTTTCTGGGAGAGACACTGGATGCTCGAGGATGGGTCGGCAGCGGTATGATCTTGGTCGCTGTCGTGATCGGAGCCTTTGCATCGAGCGGGCAGCAGCCGGCATCGCAAGCCGTAGAGCCAGCATATGGCGATTGA
- a CDS encoding zinc ribbon domain-containing protein yields the protein MPIYEYRCGQCEKVFEATQSVHARAEDTVCPFCQAQDATKLLSSFASKVVGSRKPGFAEMKAYNMLNERMDKFSKLPPVMGTRTMPPPDLFSSLETPPSTSKPSQES from the coding sequence ATGCCCATCTATGAATACCGTTGCGGCCAGTGCGAAAAGGTCTTTGAAGCGACTCAGTCGGTCCACGCGCGGGCGGAAGACACCGTGTGTCCCTTCTGTCAGGCTCAGGATGCGACGAAATTGCTGTCGTCGTTTGCCTCCAAGGTCGTCGGCTCGCGCAAGCCTGGGTTTGCCGAGATGAAAGCGTACAACATGCTGAACGAACGCATGGACAAGTTCTCGAAGCTCCCCCCGGTGATGGGCACCAGAACGATGCCGCCTCCCGACCTGTTTTCCAGCCTTGAGACACCCCCCTCAACCTCCAAGCCCTCTCAAGAAAGCTGA
- a CDS encoding substrate-binding domain-containing protein, translating into MPGPAMRRLLDRMFRLRSAAGASRGLLVGLGLGLLLTFTGVRPSPAEVSGNLIIAGNGPEQPIIELLVRAFEKANPRAYVDVIWDDHSKAVEMVKTGEAHLAVTGAEDGGLAATQIAWDGIGILVHLSNFTKEVTKQQVADIFSGKVKEWSELGGPETKILLINRPRNQNVRDAFESQLGITGKIPDTAKVIARDDKVVKTVVGTLPPLSAVAYISMSQGLSVVSGGVAVRLLPIDNVEPEIPTVKDGRYPLRRPVLLLSRKEPNPLVEAFIQFALSPPGQQIVTEAYVPVTRN; encoded by the coding sequence ATGCCGGGACCAGCGATGCGCAGGCTCCTCGACCGGATGTTCAGACTTCGATCGGCGGCGGGCGCTTCCCGGGGTCTCCTTGTCGGTCTGGGGCTCGGTTTGCTCCTGACCTTCACCGGCGTCCGCCCATCGCCGGCCGAAGTCTCCGGCAACCTGATCATCGCAGGCAACGGTCCAGAGCAGCCCATCATCGAACTCCTGGTGCGTGCGTTTGAAAAGGCGAACCCGCGCGCGTATGTGGACGTTATCTGGGACGATCACTCTAAAGCCGTCGAAATGGTGAAAACGGGAGAAGCGCACCTGGCCGTCACGGGCGCCGAAGACGGCGGACTTGCCGCGACGCAGATCGCATGGGACGGCATCGGAATTCTGGTGCACTTGTCGAACTTCACGAAAGAGGTCACCAAACAGCAGGTCGCCGATATCTTTTCCGGGAAAGTCAAAGAATGGTCTGAACTCGGCGGTCCCGAAACCAAAATCCTGTTGATCAACCGGCCTCGGAATCAAAATGTCCGCGACGCCTTTGAATCGCAGCTCGGCATTACGGGAAAGATCCCAGATACCGCCAAGGTCATCGCGAGGGACGACAAGGTCGTCAAGACGGTCGTCGGCACCTTACCTCCCTTGTCGGCCGTGGCCTATATTTCCATGAGCCAAGGGCTCTCGGTGGTGTCCGGGGGCGTGGCGGTCCGCCTCCTCCCGATCGACAATGTGGAGCCCGAGATACCCACCGTCAAGGATGGCCGCTACCCATTGCGCAGGCCGGTCCTATTGCTCTCACGGAAGGAGCCGAACCCGCTGGTCGAGGCCTTCATCCAATTTGCCCTCTCGCCCCCCGGACAACAGATCGTTACGGAAGCCTATGTTCCCGTGACACGGAACTAA
- a CDS encoding IPT/TIG domain-containing protein codes for MQTWRSSGFMIMMLTGFMLLVLVSTPRADESGKGAIVEGAGFTLYDMESIKGSDTEKLDKDPVCDRNKRPRIAKVEPDEAKPGDKVVISGENFGTKECFHTVTFSASPKAPVDYKFVNDTTIEATVPEAKAGMSFLIIVAGGGSAQSKPLLIKSK; via the coding sequence ATGCAGACGTGGCGATCATCGGGCTTCATGATAATGATGCTGACCGGATTCATGCTGCTCGTCCTCGTCTCGACGCCTCGGGCGGACGAGAGCGGGAAAGGCGCGATTGTGGAAGGCGCGGGTTTTACGCTGTACGACATGGAGTCGATCAAGGGATCCGACACGGAGAAGCTCGATAAGGATCCGGTCTGCGACCGCAACAAGCGGCCGCGGATTGCCAAAGTCGAACCGGATGAGGCCAAGCCCGGCGATAAGGTGGTGATCTCCGGAGAGAATTTCGGCACGAAAGAGTGCTTCCATACCGTCACCTTCAGCGCGTCGCCCAAGGCGCCGGTCGACTACAAGTTCGTCAACGACACGACGATTGAAGCGACCGTTCCGGAAGCCAAGGCCGGGATGTCGTTCCTGATCATCGTCGCCGGCGGCGGAAGCGCCCAGTCGAAACCCCTCCTCATCAAATCCAAGTAG